From the Candidatus Edwardsbacteria bacterium genome, one window contains:
- a CDS encoding methyltransferase, whose amino-acid sequence MNLEKPLSYENIDPVRVEQLGQKLKGLGFSVGEVKEALGLDNIFALYPLEYKYLPLFVERLADNPAPLSHIISFLVLGLPGKKDIIEQALGTADLGLLCNLGLCTTDQEDIHANFTLLPFEDLLIATDKVFLNIDGHAKNEYLSSDNLVWRLDKTSYIMARWLVRTSCKTALDLGCGSGLQSLILSKSAEKVTGVDINPRAIDLAKFNALLNGIGNVEFVCGDLYQPTGKDKFDRIVSNPPSAPGLVKAWNREGGISGRELVEDILAGAKEHLEYGGICQTTLHLGYNEDKDILLWLGKYLPENDFRNLILRHSDEKEAAEYALQEAYQKSGPRDYGTFQRTYQIYRAGLKAAGIERVSFGLLSAKFKEGGQPPAIRTADLLSEPLSVLMEDHRS is encoded by the coding sequence ATGAACCTTGAAAAACCCTTATCATACGAAAACATCGATCCGGTCCGGGTTGAACAACTGGGGCAAAAATTAAAAGGTCTGGGGTTTTCTGTGGGGGAGGTCAAAGAAGCTTTGGGCCTGGATAATATTTTCGCCCTTTATCCGCTGGAATACAAATATCTCCCGTTGTTTGTCGAAAGGCTGGCGGATAATCCAGCTCCCTTAAGTCATATCATAAGCTTTTTGGTTTTAGGCCTGCCGGGCAAAAAGGATATTATCGAACAAGCCTTGGGAACTGCCGATCTGGGATTGCTGTGCAATCTCGGTCTCTGCACAACGGATCAGGAGGATATCCACGCCAATTTCACCCTGCTGCCGTTCGAGGACCTTCTGATCGCCACCGACAAGGTCTTCCTTAATATCGATGGTCATGCCAAGAATGAATACCTTTCGTCCGACAATCTGGTGTGGCGGCTGGACAAGACCTCCTATATCATGGCCCGGTGGCTGGTCCGGACTTCCTGCAAAACCGCGCTGGACCTGGGCTGCGGCTCCGGCCTGCAGTCGCTGATATTGTCAAAATCAGCCGAAAAAGTGACCGGGGTGGATATCAACCCCCGGGCTATAGATCTGGCGAAATTCAATGCCCTGCTTAACGGCATCGGAAACGTGGAGTTCGTTTGCGGGGACCTGTACCAACCGACGGGCAAGGATAAATTCGACCGGATAGTCTCCAATCCTCCTTCAGCCCCGGGGCTGGTCAAGGCCTGGAACCGGGAGGGCGGGATCAGCGGGCGGGAGTTGGTCGAAGATATTCTGGCCGGAGCCAAGGAACACCTGGAATACGGCGGGATCTGCCAGACCACTTTGCACCTGGGCTACAACGAGGATAAGGACATTCTGTTATGGCTGGGAAAATATCTGCCGGAAAATGATTTCCGGAATCTCATCCTCAGGCACAGCGATGAGAAGGAAGCGGCGGAATATGCCCTGCAGGAGGCCTATCAGAAATCCGGCCCCCGGGACTACGGGACCTTTCAGCGGACCTATCAGATCTACCGGGCGGGGCTGAAGGCGGCCGGGATCGAGAGGGTCTCCTTCGGCCTGCTGTCGGCCAAATTCAAAGAGGGCGGACAGCCGCCGGCAATAAGAACCGCCGACCTTTTAAGCGAACCGCTATCCGTTTTGATGGAAGATCACCGTTCATAG
- a CDS encoding HD domain-containing protein has translation MADNKLQQQIEFIIEIDKLKSVFRRTKILDNSRYENDAEHSWHFAMMALILKEHANDPNIDILKVLKIGLIHDIVEIDAGDTFIYDENLKENKYQNEKAAAERIFGLLPPEQRDEMISLWEEYERQDTSEAKFAMALDRLGPVIQNCRSRGHSWKEHNVPAVKVMEINSRIGEGSKTLWDHAKVLIEDTIAKGYFKNDED, from the coding sequence ATGGCAGACAACAAATTGCAACAGCAGATAGAATTCATAATAGAGATCGACAAGCTCAAATCCGTTTTTCGCCGGACGAAAATACTGGACAACTCCCGTTATGAAAATGACGCCGAGCATTCCTGGCACTTTGCCATGATGGCCTTGATCCTAAAGGAACATGCCAATGATCCGAATATAGATATCCTCAAGGTCCTGAAAATCGGTTTGATACATGATATCGTGGAGATAGACGCCGGGGACACTTTTATATATGATGAAAATTTGAAGGAAAATAAATACCAAAACGAAAAAGCAGCTGCCGAAAGGATATTCGGTCTGCTGCCGCCTGAGCAACGGGATGAAATGATCTCGTTATGGGAAGAATACGAGAGGCAGGACACATCGGAGGCAAAATTCGCTATGGCATTGGATCGCTTGGGTCCGGTGATCCAAAATTGTCGTTCTCGGGGTCATTCCTGGAAGGAACATAATGTGCCGGCGGTAAAAGTGATGGAAATAAACAGCCGGATCGGCGAAGGCTCAAAAACACTGTGGGATCACGCCAAAGTTCTGATCGAGGATACGATAGCCAAGGGTTATTTTAAAAATGACGAAGATTAA
- the ruvA gene encoding Holliday junction branch migration protein RuvA encodes MKCWKLFERFETLYHHIKGTLVQKYPAEAVIEAGGVGYQINISLNTFDKLPEAGNQAKLLTYLHVKEDILQLFGFASEKERKVFKVLIGISGIGPKLALTVLSHMAPEDLEQAVANQDMTMLTAISGVGKKTAERLLVELKGKIAEAVVEGLPTIRGQGTGISDPAIEALMSLGLNYAEAKGAVEKAKGKLGDKAPVEQVVREALKG; translated from the coding sequence TTGAAATGTTGGAAATTGTTCGAAAGGTTTGAAACGTTGTATCATCACATCAAGGGGACGCTGGTTCAAAAATACCCGGCCGAGGCGGTGATCGAGGCCGGTGGGGTGGGATACCAGATAAACATCTCGCTCAACACCTTCGACAAGCTGCCCGAGGCCGGCAACCAGGCCAAACTGCTGACCTACCTGCACGTCAAGGAAGACATCCTGCAGTTGTTCGGCTTTGCCAGCGAGAAGGAACGCAAGGTGTTCAAGGTCCTGATAGGCATCTCCGGCATCGGGCCCAAGCTGGCGCTGACGGTGCTGTCGCACATGGCTCCGGAGGACTTGGAGCAGGCGGTGGCCAACCAGGACATGACCATGCTGACGGCCATCTCCGGGGTGGGCAAGAAGACCGCCGAGCGTCTTTTGGTCGAACTGAAAGGCAAGATCGCCGAGGCGGTGGTGGAGGGTTTGCCGACCATCAGGGGACAGGGGACAGGGATCAGCGATCCGGCCATAGAGGCTTTGATGTCGCTGGGGCTGAATTATGCCGAGGCCAAAGGGGCGGTAGAGAAGGCCAAGGGCAAATTGGGAGATAAGGCTCCGGTGGAGCAGGTTGTAAGGGAAGCGCTGAAGGGGTAA
- the ruvC gene encoding crossover junction endodeoxyribonuclease RuvC yields the protein MIILGIDPGSQTTGYGVLESDGRNRKVVALGCLKARPGVSLSVRLGVIYAGLQGVLEQYQPDEVAVEATFYGKNVHSALVMGHARGVCLLAVQQAGCQLFEYSPLEVKKSVVGQGRAGKGQVGFMIRAMLGLRATPPEDAADALAVAICHLQRRTLRQIKGV from the coding sequence ATGATAATATTAGGAATAGATCCCGGAAGCCAGACCACCGGATACGGAGTATTGGAAAGCGACGGCCGAAATCGCAAAGTGGTAGCCCTCGGATGCCTCAAGGCACGGCCGGGGGTTTCTCTTTCCGTCCGGCTGGGGGTGATCTACGCCGGGCTTCAGGGGGTCCTGGAACAGTATCAGCCCGACGAGGTGGCGGTGGAGGCCACCTTTTACGGCAAGAACGTCCACAGCGCGCTGGTGATGGGCCACGCCCGGGGGGTCTGCCTTTTGGCGGTGCAGCAGGCCGGGTGCCAGCTGTTCGAGTACTCGCCGCTGGAGGTGAAGAAGTCCGTGGTGGGCCAGGGACGGGCCGGCAAGGGACAGGTGGGCTTCATGATCCGGGCCATGCTGGGACTGCGGGCCACTCCGCCGGAGGATGCGGCCGATGCCCTGGCGGTGGCGATATGCCATCTGCAGAGAAGGACATTAAGGCAGATCAAGGGTGTCTAA
- a CDS encoding YbaN family protein: MTKIKNKSLRIILVILGTLFVLLGVIGIFLPLLPTTPFLLLAAVCYARSSQRFHDWLMSNRWFGSYIKNYRDRRGIPLKLKILSVSALWITITFSVWFVIKLMAVRAILFLIAAGVTWHILSFKTLKHKGNELAE, from the coding sequence ATGACGAAGATTAAAAACAAGTCCCTTCGCATAATATTGGTGATTCTGGGCACTCTTTTTGTCCTGCTGGGCGTCATCGGCATATTCCTGCCTTTACTGCCCACCACGCCGTTCCTTTTATTGGCGGCGGTATGTTATGCCAGAAGCTCACAGAGATTCCATGACTGGCTGATGTCCAACCGGTGGTTTGGGAGCTATATAAAAAACTACCGGGACCGCCGGGGCATCCCGCTCAAACTAAAAATACTGTCGGTCTCGGCTTTGTGGATCACCATAACATTTTCGGTCTGGTTTGTTATCAAGCTGATGGCAGTGAGAGCCATCCTGTTTCTGATAGCAGCCGGGGTAACCTGGCACATACTCTCATTCAAGACGCTGAAGCATAAGGGGAACGAACTCGCCGAATAA
- a CDS encoding SemiSWEET transporter, protein MIKTLGLLAGFLTTLSFLPQVIKSLKTKHMDDFNIWFLVLMIVGLSLWTVYGFMIRQLPIIIANLATISLNLMLLGLKIKYQKQK, encoded by the coding sequence GTGATCAAAACACTGGGACTGCTGGCCGGCTTCCTGACCACCCTCAGCTTTCTGCCCCAGGTCATAAAAAGCCTGAAGACCAAACACATGGATGATTTCAATATCTGGTTCTTGGTATTGATGATTGTGGGCCTTTCCCTGTGGACGGTCTACGGGTTCATGATCAGGCAGCTGCCCATCATCATCGCCAATCTGGCCACCATATCATTGAACCTGATGCTGCTGGGGCTCAAGATCAAATATCAAAAACAGAAATAA
- a CDS encoding prohibitin family protein — MFFIFTLIIAAAAGYMWFSANKKSQQFNEAFAKNKAISGIVAVFFLIVAVFQMLTVIPAGYVGIVDFFGNVSAKTLKSGINLRNPLARIVKFSIKTQEMSEDMHVPSKEGLTVQLDATVLFHLDPDKAAEVYKTVGPDYVNIILVPQFRSVCRGVTALYEAKALYTSQREELARLIQVDLEKMVAARGIVIETTPLRRVTLPNKVTDAVEEKLKAEQESQRMEFILTKEKQEAERKRIEAKGISDFQNIVAQGISEPLLRWKGIEATEKLAQSPNTKVIIVGAGKDGLPIILDTK, encoded by the coding sequence ATGTTTTTCATATTCACACTGATCATCGCCGCCGCAGCCGGATACATGTGGTTCTCGGCCAACAAGAAGTCCCAGCAGTTCAACGAAGCCTTCGCCAAGAACAAGGCCATCTCCGGCATCGTGGCCGTTTTCTTTTTGATAGTCGCCGTCTTCCAGATGCTGACCGTCATCCCGGCCGGGTACGTAGGCATAGTGGACTTCTTCGGCAACGTCTCCGCTAAAACCCTCAAATCGGGGATAAATTTGCGCAACCCTCTGGCCCGGATCGTTAAATTCTCCATTAAAACACAGGAAATGTCCGAGGATATGCACGTGCCGTCCAAAGAGGGGCTTACCGTTCAGCTGGATGCCACCGTGCTGTTCCACCTTGATCCCGACAAGGCCGCCGAGGTTTATAAAACGGTCGGGCCGGATTACGTCAATATCATCCTGGTGCCGCAATTCCGCTCGGTCTGCCGGGGCGTTACCGCTCTGTACGAGGCCAAGGCGCTTTATACCTCCCAGCGAGAGGAACTGGCCCGGCTGATTCAAGTGGACCTGGAAAAGATGGTGGCCGCCCGGGGCATTGTGATCGAGACCACTCCCCTGCGACGGGTAACCCTCCCCAACAAAGTGACCGACGCCGTCGAGGAGAAGCTCAAAGCCGAACAGGAAAGCCAGCGGATGGAGTTCATTCTGACCAAGGAAAAGCAAGAGGCCGAACGAAAACGTATCGAGGCCAAGGGCATCTCCGACTTCCAGAACATCGTGGCCCAGGGCATCAGCGAGCCGCTGTTAAGATGGAAAGGCATCGAAGCCACCGAAAAACTGGCCCAGTCGCCCAACACCAAGGTGATCATCGTGGGCGCCGGCAAGGACGGCCTGCCCATAATCTTGGATACCAAATAG
- a CDS encoding DUF3788 domain-containing protein, with protein sequence MKCNPTEKDFLALIGPKAELWSEIRTYLASHYDHMPELSVGKKEYDWTIRYRKTGKTLVTLMPEQGGFCVLVVLGKEEIEKAGQAKLNKYVQDVFESAKQYHDGRWLWIRPKAKRDLNSIITLLRIKKGPVVE encoded by the coding sequence ATGAAGTGCAACCCCACTGAAAAGGATTTTCTGGCCCTGATCGGGCCCAAAGCCGAGTTGTGGAGTGAAATACGCACCTATCTTGCCTCGCATTATGACCATATGCCGGAATTGAGTGTTGGCAAGAAAGAATACGACTGGACCATCCGCTACCGCAAGACCGGCAAGACACTGGTTACGCTGATGCCCGAACAAGGCGGATTCTGCGTTCTTGTTGTTCTGGGCAAGGAAGAGATTGAAAAAGCCGGACAGGCTAAGCTCAATAAATATGTGCAGGATGTTTTCGAGAGCGCCAAGCAGTACCATGACGGCCGATGGCTTTGGATAAGGCCGAAGGCCAAGCGCGACCTGAATTCTATTATAACGTTGTTGCGGATTAAGAAAGGGCCGGTCGTCGAATAA
- a CDS encoding FlgD immunoglobulin-like domain containing protein: MFKKTGLVSLLLAIISVVALGQEGQWRHFSQINPDTAISLQCKLVNTANNLWAVWSDHVYSSDTAFIFAARFKPSGWGMTRKLCHHVGEEFSVFTNINKNAHVTTAFTGVIPSKDTLLGPNRMDCSRFDTIWSQLIFDDKAVVGASANSFDSTVFVWQFYYSFEHSIQSKSYNQGWGSGTTIVSGEEGKSNPKITCDKNGKWWIGWEDETWFDRKNILVVNFQTIDTSYTEYYSSLSLTADSIGKVWAFWVKNGNLFYRVNESGLWNDKELLLAGYNVQSVTDKNGIIWVGWHADSLVYVNSFNGSNWDGSQPVATGAISQLALDQMGNPCILWSNSNIFYSAIYCRDTIAPWVQITSPVADSTYYKGQNIQLQFNHSNDVAFLNVYCQREGQSEWQNIFDMISKDSLVNWTVPDDSANYRFKAEAIDSGWNEAVDSTGWFLVSPQGIAGKPSDLPVNFIFGLKINGPNPFKKNAKVTFAVDKMCNANISIYNSLGQLVKVLYNDKTPPGNYQLNWNGCDDAGKRAAAGVYICRLSGGGRNSNIKLIKVN; this comes from the coding sequence ATGTTTAAGAAAACAGGATTGGTTTCTCTATTGCTTGCCATTATTTCTGTTGTGGCATTGGGCCAGGAAGGCCAGTGGCGGCATTTCAGCCAGATAAACCCGGATACAGCTATATCCCTGCAATGTAAATTGGTAAATACAGCAAATAACTTATGGGCAGTTTGGAGTGATCATGTTTATAGCAGCGATACTGCTTTTATATTTGCAGCACGTTTTAAACCTTCTGGATGGGGTATGACACGAAAGCTGTGTCACCATGTTGGTGAAGAATTCAGCGTATTTACGAATATAAATAAAAATGCACATGTTACTACAGCGTTTACAGGTGTAATACCTTCTAAAGATACATTGTTGGGGCCTAACAGAATGGACTGTAGCCGTTTTGACACTATTTGGAGCCAATTAATATTCGATGATAAGGCGGTTGTTGGTGCATCGGCAAATTCTTTCGATAGCACTGTGTTTGTTTGGCAATTTTATTATAGTTTTGAACATTCTATCCAATCAAAATCATATAACCAAGGCTGGGGGTCCGGAACAACTATTGTTTCCGGGGAGGAAGGTAAAAGCAACCCCAAAATAACATGTGATAAAAACGGAAAATGGTGGATTGGCTGGGAGGATGAAACGTGGTTTGATAGGAAAAATATTTTGGTTGTTAATTTTCAAACTATTGATACAAGCTATACCGAATATTATTCTTCTTTAAGTTTAACGGCAGATAGTATTGGTAAAGTATGGGCATTTTGGGTGAAAAATGGTAACCTTTTCTACAGAGTAAATGAAAGTGGTTTATGGAACGATAAAGAATTATTATTAGCGGGTTATAATGTACAATCCGTAACGGATAAAAATGGGATCATCTGGGTAGGTTGGCATGCTGATAGTTTGGTTTATGTCAATTCGTTCAACGGTTCAAATTGGGATGGCAGTCAACCAGTTGCTACTGGTGCTATCAGCCAGTTGGCTTTGGATCAGATGGGCAACCCTTGCATTCTATGGTCCAATAGCAATATATTTTATTCTGCCATCTATTGCCGGGATACCATCGCCCCCTGGGTGCAGATAACTTCGCCTGTTGCCGATTCGACATATTATAAAGGCCAAAATATACAATTGCAGTTCAATCATTCAAATGATGTGGCTTTTTTGAATGTATATTGCCAGAGAGAAGGACAGAGTGAATGGCAGAATATCTTCGATATGATATCGAAGGATTCCCTGGTAAATTGGACGGTGCCGGATGATTCGGCCAATTATCGTTTTAAGGCCGAGGCGATAGATTCGGGCTGGAACGAAGCCGTTGACAGCACCGGCTGGTTTTTGGTATCTCCGCAAGGCATAGCCGGAAAGCCGTCCGATTTACCTGTTAATTTTATTTTTGGATTAAAAATCAACGGTCCTAACCCGTTCAAAAAAAATGCCAAAGTCACATTTGCTGTTGATAAAATGTGCAATGCAAATATATCGATATATAACTCGCTGGGCCAGTTGGTAAAAGTATTGTATAATGACAAAACGCCACCCGGCAATTACCAGCTAAACTGGAACGGCTGTGATGACGCCGGGAAAAGGGCTGCGGCCGGGGTTTATATCTGCCGGCTATCCGGCGGCGGCAGAAATTCCAATATCAAATTAATCAAAGTAAATTGA
- a CDS encoding YebC/PmpR family DNA-binding transcriptional regulator, with the protein MSGHSKWATIKRKKAGIDAARGRVFTRVIKEISIAARQGGGDPDGNPRLRTAIAIAKASNMPADNIERAIKKGTGELEGVTYEEITYEGYGPGGVALLIDCVTDNKNRTASELRHLFSKYGGNMGAQGCVAWMFEAKGVITIDSSKTDEDTLMDVALEAGADDVKAEEGVFEVYTAPSNLEAVRSAVEAKGIPVTSAEMNKIPQNTVQLDERTAESMLKLMDMLEDFDDTQKVYANFDISPEILAKLDK; encoded by the coding sequence ATGTCAGGTCATTCAAAATGGGCCACCATTAAAAGGAAAAAGGCCGGGATCGATGCCGCCAGGGGCCGGGTCTTCACCCGGGTGATAAAGGAGATCTCCATCGCCGCCAGGCAGGGCGGGGGCGACCCCGACGGCAACCCCCGTCTTCGCACGGCCATTGCCATCGCCAAGGCCAGCAATATGCCGGCCGACAACATCGAGCGGGCCATCAAAAAGGGCACCGGCGAGCTGGAGGGCGTTACCTACGAGGAGATCACCTACGAAGGCTACGGACCGGGCGGGGTGGCCCTGCTGATAGACTGCGTGACCGACAACAAGAACCGCACCGCCTCCGAACTGCGGCACCTGTTCTCCAAATACGGCGGAAACATGGGGGCCCAGGGCTGCGTGGCCTGGATGTTCGAGGCCAAGGGGGTCATCACCATAGACTCATCCAAGACCGACGAGGATACCCTGATGGACGTGGCGCTGGAGGCCGGGGCCGATGATGTCAAGGCCGAGGAGGGCGTCTTCGAGGTTTACACCGCGCCGTCCAATCTGGAAGCGGTGAGGTCGGCCGTCGAGGCCAAGGGCATCCCGGTAACTTCGGCCGAGATGAACAAGATCCCGCAGAACACCGTCCAACTGGACGAGCGGACCGCCGAGAGCATGCTGAAGCTGATGGACATGCTGGAGGACTTCGACGACACCCAGAAGGTCTATGCCAACTTCGACATCTCTCCCGAGATCCTGGCCAAACTGGACAAGTAA
- the cysS gene encoding cysteine--tRNA ligase has translation MIIKLYNTLSRSKEEFVPLNPGQAGMYTCGPTVYDHAHIGNLRTYVFEDILRRVLEYNGLKVNHVMNITDVGHLESDADSGEDKMEKGSRRTGKTAWEIAGEYTEAFKSDLGNLNIQEPHIWCKATDHIKEQIETIRCIEQKGYTYRTSDGIYFDTAKLKKYGVLTKIVVQDLLAGARIEMGEKKHPTDFALWKFSPEGTKRQMEWDSPWGKGFPGWHIECSAMAAKYLGPLFDIHCGGEDAIAVHHTNEIAQTQACHGTNLANYWLHGYFLQLGQEKMAKSSGEFLTLQTLMGKGYDPLAYRYFCFTGHYRSQLSFTYESLTAAQRALENLRAEVKRLDPTPIGNGEDKKFGGSEISGYKDKFLSAINDDLNMPQVLAILWDILKDNNLIPGQKIDLIRDFDRVLGLKLTESAGGYVIPKEVEDMMQNRQEARAAKNWAESDRLRNEISNLGYVVEDGPKGQTVRPKKFGE, from the coding sequence ATGATCATCAAACTTTACAACACATTGAGCCGCTCCAAGGAGGAGTTCGTCCCCTTAAATCCCGGCCAGGCGGGCATGTATACCTGCGGTCCGACGGTCTACGATCACGCCCATATCGGGAACCTGCGCACCTACGTCTTTGAGGACATTTTGCGCCGGGTCTTGGAATACAACGGATTGAAGGTCAACCATGTCATGAACATCACCGACGTGGGGCATCTGGAATCCGACGCCGATTCCGGCGAGGACAAGATGGAGAAGGGCTCCCGCCGCACCGGCAAGACCGCCTGGGAGATCGCCGGTGAGTACACCGAAGCCTTTAAGAGCGACCTCGGGAACCTGAACATCCAGGAGCCGCATATCTGGTGCAAGGCCACCGACCATATAAAGGAGCAGATCGAGACCATCCGGTGCATAGAGCAGAAGGGCTACACCTACCGGACATCGGATGGCATCTATTTCGATACCGCCAAGCTGAAAAAATACGGGGTGCTTACCAAGATAGTGGTGCAGGACCTGTTGGCCGGAGCCCGGATAGAGATGGGCGAGAAGAAGCATCCCACCGACTTCGCCCTCTGGAAGTTCAGCCCCGAAGGGACCAAGAGGCAGATGGAGTGGGACAGCCCATGGGGCAAGGGGTTCCCCGGCTGGCATATAGAGTGCTCGGCCATGGCCGCCAAATACCTGGGTCCGCTGTTCGACATCCACTGCGGCGGGGAGGATGCCATTGCGGTGCATCACACCAACGAGATCGCCCAGACCCAGGCCTGCCACGGCACCAACTTGGCCAATTACTGGCTGCACGGGTACTTTCTGCAACTGGGGCAGGAGAAGATGGCCAAGTCCTCCGGGGAATTCCTTACCCTCCAGACCCTGATGGGCAAGGGATATGACCCGCTGGCCTACCGTTATTTCTGTTTTACCGGACACTACCGTTCACAGTTGAGCTTCACCTACGAGTCGCTGACTGCGGCCCAGCGGGCCCTGGAGAATCTGAGAGCAGAGGTGAAGAGGCTTGACCCCACCCCTATTGGGAATGGAGAGGATAAGAAATTTGGAGGATCGGAGATAAGCGGATATAAGGATAAATTCCTATCTGCCATAAATGACGACCTGAATATGCCGCAGGTGCTGGCCATTCTTTGGGATATACTGAAAGACAATAATCTGATCCCGGGGCAGAAGATAGATCTAATCAGGGATTTTGACCGGGTTCTGGGGCTGAAATTAACCGAATCCGCCGGGGGATATGTCATTCCCAAAGAGGTTGAGGATATGATGCAGAACCGCCAGGAAGCCCGGGCGGCCAAGAACTGGGCCGAATCCGACCGGTTGAGAAATGAGATATCTAACTTGGGATATGTGGTGGAGGATGGGCCCAAGGGGCAGACGGTTCGGCCCAAAAAGTTCGGTGAATAA
- a CDS encoding SPFH domain-containing protein: MAKIMEVIEYFDNTGNQLVHRVPEDGSGETKIGSQLVVRESQQAVFFRDGKAMDVFGAGRHTLTTMNLPILTGMLKGVFDGKSPFRVEVYFVNSKVFTDLKWGTSEPIPFRDSELQMIRLRSFGIYSTRVKDPQLFVNKMVGTQGLYTTEQIDGFLKNVIVSRLADYLGENYQTILDVAQHYDELGTGLKARLQEDFGKYGLEMVDLYISAITPPPEVQARMDERAGMAAVGDLNQYMKFKAANAMGDAAKQEGGAAGAGVGMGAGIGMGMMMPGMLQQAMASGPMAACPKCGTQNQTTAKFCSNCGGPMVVAPATTPCPKCGKPVASGSKFCNDCGAKLG, encoded by the coding sequence ATGGCCAAGATAATGGAAGTCATAGAATATTTTGACAATACCGGCAATCAACTGGTGCACCGGGTTCCCGAGGACGGCTCGGGCGAGACCAAGATCGGCTCCCAGCTGGTGGTCCGGGAAAGCCAACAGGCCGTGTTCTTCCGGGATGGCAAGGCCATGGATGTCTTCGGTGCCGGCCGCCATACATTGACCACCATGAACCTGCCGATCCTGACCGGGATGCTCAAGGGGGTATTCGACGGCAAGAGCCCCTTCCGGGTGGAGGTCTATTTCGTCAACTCCAAGGTATTCACCGACCTGAAATGGGGCACCTCGGAGCCCATCCCCTTCCGCGACTCCGAACTGCAGATGATCCGCCTGCGATCCTTCGGCATCTACTCCACCAGGGTCAAGGATCCCCAGCTGTTCGTCAACAAGATGGTGGGCACCCAGGGGTTGTATACCACCGAGCAGATCGACGGCTTCTTGAAGAACGTGATCGTGTCCCGGCTGGCCGATTACCTGGGCGAGAACTACCAGACCATCCTGGATGTGGCCCAGCATTACGATGAGCTGGGCACCGGCCTGAAAGCCAGACTGCAGGAGGATTTCGGCAAGTACGGCCTGGAGATGGTGGACCTGTACATCAGCGCCATCACCCCCCCGCCGGAGGTTCAGGCCCGAATGGACGAGCGGGCCGGGATGGCCGCGGTGGGCGATCTGAACCAGTATATGAAGTTCAAGGCGGCCAATGCCATGGGCGACGCCGCCAAACAGGAGGGCGGTGCGGCCGGAGCCGGCGTGGGCATGGGCGCCGGGATAGGGATGGGCATGATGATGCCCGGCATGCTGCAGCAGGCCATGGCCAGCGGGCCGATGGCCGCCTGCCCCAAGTGCGGCACCCAGAACCAGACCACCGCCAAGTTCTGCTCCAACTGCGGCGGCCCGATGGTGGTGGCCCCGGCCACCACCCCCTGCCCCAAGTGCGGCAAACCGGTGGCGTCTGGCAGTAAGTTCTGCAACGACTGCGGAGCTAAGCTGGGGTAA